A window of Castanea sativa cultivar Marrone di Chiusa Pesio chromosome 1, ASM4071231v1 contains these coding sequences:
- the LOC142618633 gene encoding chaperone protein dnaJ 49-like, with translation MEGNKDDALKCLRIGKQAMEAGDRSRALKFISKARRLDPTLPVDDLLSEIEKESNGPGDAQPQGSSGPTNNGTSEPSKPSDQPSVRHRGPSSSSASSASYTEEQIAIVRQIKKKKDYYDILGVEKSCTVEDVRKAYRKLSLKVHPDKNKAPGAEEAFKAVSKAFQCLSNEESKRKYDVSGSDEPVYERRPARRAHSFNGGYYEADFDAEEVFRNFFFGGMAPTAATQFNGFSFGQGMGHRGGGGDNGSGGFNLRMLIQLLPVLLILLLSFLPSSDPIYALTRSYPYEYRFTTQKGVNYYVKTTKFEQDYPQGSAQRVSLEGKVEREYFTILTQNCRLEIQRRQWGFIRETPHCDMLEKFQSVAA, from the coding sequence ATGGAAGGGAACAAAGACGACGCTTTGAAATGCTTGAGAATCGGTAAACAAGCTATGGAAGCTGGAGATCGAAGCCGAGCCTTGAAATTCATCTCCAAAGCTCGTCGTCTCGATCCCACTCTTCCGGTCGACGATCTCTTATCGGAGATTGAGAAAGAATCCAATGGCCCCGGCGATGCACAACCTCAAGGCTCTTCCGGGCCCACCAATAACGGCACATCGGAGCCGTCAAAACCGTCCGATCAGCCATCGGTCCGCCACCGAGGTCCGTCTTCATCGTCGGCCTCATCGGCCTCGTACACGGAGGAGCAAATCGCGATCGTGAGGCagattaagaagaagaaagactacTACGATATTTTGGGGGTGGAGAAGAGTTGCACGGTCGAGGATGTGCGAAAAGCGTATCGGAAACTGTCTTTGAAGGTTCATCCCGATAAGAACAAGGCCCCGGGCGCCGAGGAAGCCTTCAAGGCCGTTTCCAAAGCGTTTCAGTGCCTCAGCAACGAGGAGAGCAAGCGAAAATACGACGTTTCAGGGTCTGATGAGCCAGTTTACGAGCGTCGTCCTGCGCGGCGTGCTCACAGCTTCAATGGGGGATACTACGAAGCTGATTTCGATGCGGAAGAGGTATTTAGGAACTTCTTCTTCGGTGGAATGGCTCCGACTGCGGCGACGCAGTTTAACGGGTTTAGTTTTGGGCAAGGAATGGGGCAtaggggtggtggtggtgataaTGGGTCCGGTGGGTTCAATCTTCGGATGCTAATCCAATTGCTGCCAGTTCTTCTCATTCTGCTTCTGAGTTTTTTGCCGTCTTCTGATCCCATTTATGCTCTCACGAGGTCTTATCCTTATGAGTATCGGTTCACCACCCAAAAGGGTGTTAATTATTATGTGAAGACTACCAAGTTTGAGCAGGACTACCCGCAGGGTAGTGCGCAACGGGTGTCACTTGAAGGGAAAGTTGAGAGGGAGTATTTTACTATACTTACACAGAATTGTCGGCTCGAGATCCAGCGGCGTCAGTGGGGATTTATTCGTGAGACGCCTCATTGTGACATGCTAGAAAAGTTTCAATCTGTGGCGGCTTGA